Below is a genomic region from Vibrio pomeroyi.
CATGATATTGGCGTTAATACCCTGCCAATGCATCACAATGAATGCACCCAAGATACCGACAGGCAGACTTAGAGCGATAACCAACGACGAACGGATATGGAACAGAAACAGCGCACACACGATCGCAACCACGATGAACTCTTCAGCCAGCTTCTTCCATAGGTTTTCAACGGCTGAATCAATCAAAGTTGAACGGTCATAAGTCGCGACAATCTCGACACCATCAGGTAAGCCCGCTTGCAGTTCAGCGAGTTTGGATTTAACCGAGTCGATCACTTCACTGGCATTTTCACCAAAGCGCATCACGATAACGCCGCCAACCGCTTCGCCCTCACCATTGAGTTCAGAGATACCACGACGCATTTGCGGGCCAAGGTTAATGTCAGCAATGTCACCTAATAGCAGCGGAGTACCTTTGTCGGTCACTTTTAACGGCAGAGATTGAATGTCTTCGATGCTTGTCAGGTAACCGGTCGTACGAACCATGTGTTCGGCTTCGGCAATCTCAACCACTGAGGCACCTGTTTCTTGATTACCATCTTGGATTGCCTTGTTGACTTGCTGAAGCGTCAGGTCATATGCACGTAACTTGGCAGGATCAATCTGTACTTGGTACTGCTTCACCATGCCGCCAACGGTCGCCACTTCAGACACGCCTTCTACGGTTTGCAATTCATACTTCAAGAACCAATCTTGCAAGCTGCGAAGTTCCGCTAAGTCATGCTGACCGGTTTTATCTTGCAACACGTAGCTGTAAACCCAGCCCACACCGGTTGCATCTGGCCCTAGTGTTGGCTTGGCACTCGATGGCAAGTTAGGTGCAACTTGGCTTAAGTACTCCAACACTCGTGAACGCGCCCAGTACATATCGGTATCGTCATTGAAGATGATATAGACATAAGAATCACCAAAGAACGAGTAACCACGAACCGTTTCAGCTCCTGGTACAGCTAACATGGCGGTGGTCAATGGATAAGTCACCTGATCCTCGACCACCTGCGGGGCTTGCCCCGGATAACTGGTTTTGATGATCACCTGAACGTCTGACAAATCAGGAATGGCATCGACCGGTGTATTTTTAACGCTGTATAAGCCGCCAAATACGATGGCTACAGTGGCAACCAGCACTAAGAATCGGTTACTGATAGACCAGCGAATGATTGCATTGATCATAGTTCGCCCTCACCCGTGCTATTCGTCGGTTCGAGAGATTTGAGCACATAATCAGAACCTTGCTTCGCCACTAGAAACCGAATGGTTTGACCCTCGGCAAACTCAGATAAATCAAGGTCGTCACTAGCTTGGAAGTTCATTTCACCCGCTTTCCAATTCCACTCAGGGACTGGTTGATGCTTTACGGTGATCATGCCAAAATCTGCCATCAACATGGTGATGTTACCCTTCACCCACACTTCACCCGCCATTTGATGCTCGCTGACCTTGTAATCAACAACTTCATATTGGCCTGATTCCGTTTTCATCATTTCAAAATCCACCACTTTCCCGCGCTTAAGCTGACTGATGTCCAAGCCTTCAGCGAAGGTGAAGTTCATCACCATGCCCGGCCAATCCCATTCAGGAACGGGTTGGTGATTGATGGTCGCCATACGGCTGCCTTGCATCACATCTGCAATTTCACCTTTTGCCCAAGCTGTGTCTGCTTGCTCTTCCACACCACTGATTCGTGATAAATCCGCTGATTGGCTAGATTCAGAATCCAGCATGAAGTGCGCTGATGTCACAATGTGTTCGCCTTGTGTGAGCCCTTGCAACACTTCGATCTTGTCACCCGCTTCACGACCTACTTCAATGCGTGCTGAACGGTATTTACCTTCACCTTCAGACAACACAACACGAGTCATGCCACCGGAATGGATAACCGATGAACTAGGAATGGTAAGAACTTGATCGTCACTGATTGGTTTCAGTGCAATATTGGCGAACATGTTCGGTTTGAGCTCGCCATTAGGGTTAGAGAACTTCAAGCGAACGCGTAAGGTTCGAGTTTTAGGATCAAGAATCGGATATACGTAATCCACATTGCCTTGCCACTCTTTGCCCGGAATCGCATCAAGTGTCATCTCTGCGTTACTGCCCGACGAGATCCAGTGCGCTTGACGTTCAAACACTTCGGCATCAACCCATACTTCGTCTAGAGGACCAGCACTGATGACTGCTTGAGCAGGCGAAAGATAACCACCCTCACGAATATTGAGGCTAGCGATAACGCCATCTGCAGGCGCTTTGATTTCTATGGTTTGTGAAGCCTTGCCTTGACGAGTAATCGAGCGAATCTGCGCTTTATCAACGCCCAAGGTAACCAAACGTTCAGTCGATCCTTTGATCAACCCTTTACGACCGGTTTTGTATGCACTCAGCAGCTCTTCTTGCGCCTTAACAAGCTCTGGAGAGTAAAGCGTGAAGAGTACATCGCCCTTATTCACTTTCTCACCAACCGCATTGATATACAGTTTCTCAACCCAGCCAGCTGCTCTTACGTTGGTTTGCCACAAAGAACTCTCGTCGAACGCCACATAACCGACAGTTTCAATGCGTGGCGACAAAGACTCCAACTCAACCTTTGCTGTTTTAACGCCGAGATTGTTCTCTACTGACGGGTCAATAAATACAGTGCCAGCTTTGTCTGAGCCACCACTTAAGTCATCGGTATAAACAGGAATCAGATCCATGCCCATTGGTGATTTACCCGGCTCGTCGCGCTGATAATTTGGATCCATTGGTGCCACCCAATATAAGGGTTCATCGTTCGCAGGTGCGGACGCGTTTCCCTCAATAGCCCCAGCCATTGCGGATATGTCGTGTGCCTGGTTAGCTAGAAAATGATTCGCACCAAAACCTAATGCGCCACCAACCAACAAAGCGATTGTTGCTACTTTTACTGAACTCATTATGTATCCCTTACTGATTTTCTGTGGTTACAAGTTGTGGTTGGTTTACTTGGTATTCAAAACCACTGACTAACGCCGCCAGTTTGCTGTTAACGATGTTGAAATCGGTGATCAAACGTTGTTGATCTAACTTAAGCGCCAGCTCATCGGTCGTTGCTAAAATGACATCGTTGAACTGAGCGGTATTGTTTTGATAGCCCCTCTCAACCGCGCTGATTCGTGCTGCGATTTGAGGAAGCAAGGACGTTTGATAGCGATCTAATCGCTGGATCAGATTTGATCTGTCCACCAACAATGCGTTTACTTGCGCATTCATTTGGGAGAGTAAGGTGTCTTTTTGAGATTTAGCAGCGCCAACTTGGTGTTGAGCCGCAGACAAGGTTTTGTCTTGTCGATTACCTGTAAATAAAGGGATGTCGACCGTTAGATAAGCACTGACAAGATCAGAAGCTGGTTCACCTGCCATGTTGTTCGCTTGTCGGTGGGCATACATGACTTCTACACCAAACTGAGGTGTGTACGCTTGTTCTGCCAATTCAACTTGTGTCTGATTAGACGAGATAGTCGCGTCCGTTATCTTAACGAGCGGATGCTCCATCAACAGTTGATAGTGCTTAGTTGAATCGATATTGGTTGCTAGTTTATTTTCCAACACCGACCAATCAATTTGGTTCGTCGCTTTGAGTGTGCCCTGAGAGCCAAGAGCCAGAGAGCTAATCGCTTGAGCCCCTAACCAATCCGAACCCAACCATTCAGAAAGCTGAGAGATTAAACGACGCTGAACTTGCTGATTTGCCAGCAGTTTCTCATCAAGTTTGCTGACTTGAAGCTGAGCATTAAGCAGATCTTGCGCTTCGCTTTTGCCAATCGAGTAATTGGTTTGCACGTAGTTCTCTAGTTCAACCAAAAGGCGTCGGTTTTCACGCATCACACCTTCTGCGACTTGCTGGTAACCCAACTCAAGCCATAGCTGCGTCATACTGTTAGCAACAGTCAATTCACGAGCCTTAACTTGAAGAGCGAGTCCATCGGCTTGCTGACTTGCCTTTTTCTGCTGAAGATCAAGCGTATTGCCACGCTCGAATTGCTGCATCAAACCGACCGAAATATTGGTCATCGGGTCTTCGTCGAATTGAAAACTATCGACTGGCAAGCCACCGAATCCGACTTTAAGCTTCGGGTCCATCAGCGTGGCGCTCGCAATACCGGTTTCCCTCATCGCTTGCGACTGAGCAAAGTACTGTTTGCGATTGCTGTCTTGGTTCAATGCTATTTCAATCAATGTATTGAGTTGCTGAGACGAGCTTTGTTTATCAACTTGTGTAGAAACAGGAGCCGCAGCTAAAACACTACCTGAAATAAAGGCAGTGCTTGAAATAAAGGCAGCAGCAACCACGACACTCGCGTTTATTTCAAACACGGAGTTTGTTGGTTTTATATTCACAATGAATGTCCATATCTAGCGTTAAATAACGCATATAAAAGATTGGCGTATCAGGTTTATGAGGCTGATATCGCTATGTTTTTAGATATAGATTTATGCGGTGGGTGGGCGTAACAGAGATTGAGCACGTGCGACTTTCTGTCCAATAATGACAGATTGAAAACGAGCTAATGAAGAGATAAATGGATTAGCGGCTTGAACAGCCTGAATTGGATAAGAAGTTGCAGAACACACTGAGGCGCAGCAATCGGCACTCGAACAATGGTTACCCATCATGTGGCCGCCGTCTTCGCTCATTGAAGACATATCGCATTGAGCCATCATGTCATGAGCACTCATACTCGAGTGTTCGGCGTGTACTTCTTCACTCATCACATGGCATCCTGCCATTGAATCACTGGCCGAAGTATCGCTGTGGTAACAAGCCGATTTGCTCGAGCTCATTTCCATCATCATTACTTCCGTCATCATGGCTGATGAGCTTGAAGCATAGCTAGACATCAACATCGCGATGATGCTGAAAACAGTAATCCAAGTTGTTCGGAATGTGTTTGTCATAGCTAACCTTTAAATTTATAAGAAGACTATAAAGGTTACCCTTAGGGTAAGGTCAAGCTTGTTAAGCGTTATCTTTAACTAATCGATGAAATTTTTAACTAATTGACCAAGGATTATTCAACACGCCTTACACTAAAGTGAGAGAGTCGTTTGATTTAAGGAAATTTTCTTTAAAAATTATCCGATTACCTCGCGAAACCTCTATCTGTGTATTTTACTTAAGAAAGTGCAACCAAGATTCACGGATGAGAAAAATGGCTAACAAAAAAAACGTCGAAGAAAACAAGAAAAATACAGAAATCAAAAATAAAAAAAGTAACGAGCTAGAACACAACAAACAAACAAAAAAAAAGAAGCTCAGACTACATTCACACCTGAGGGTTAACATCCCACTCTTCCAGTCTATCATGATGATCTTACCATCACTGGCTAAGCACGCTGAAGCTACCGAAGGGGCTAGTGATTCTGCCAATGACAAATATTTAACAACGGCAAATAGTGTTGTAGATAAAGACATCGTCGATACACACACCAATGCAGCCCCCTCAGAAGGCACTCATCAAAGTACTCAAACAAATGAGAGCCAAGAAACCCCTGATACCACTGAAAGTCAGGCACCTCACGGGGCAAACACGCATCTAGTTCCTTCTCATCACCTCTCGACGCTTTCACACCCGCAGGTTCATTACATCCCTTCAGTCTCCATGCCAACCATTTCAGCAGGAGGCAACGGTCAGCCAACTCATTCAAACACGCCTCCTACACCAACTACACCCGTCACTTTTATTCCAGAAGTCATCAAGGGAACGTACGGAGAGCTTCATGTCGATGTAAACGGTCAATACACGTTCATTCTAAACCCCAACTCACCTCAATACATCTTGCTGAACCAACACCAGCAAGGCACAGATCACTTTGCGTTACACCTATCTAATGGCGCGAGCATCGTTGTTCAGATACCGGTAACGGGTAAGCAAGACTTGCCAAGTATTTCTGGTGATTTAACAGGGGTCGTTACCGAAGACCACAATATCGATTCACAAGGTTTACTCCATGCAAACGGTAAGATTGACGTCATTGACCCTGACCAAAATGAAAGTTCGGTAACCCCAGAAGTTATCTCAGGGAAATATGGCTCATTAACCATAGACGCGAATGGGCACTGGCAGTATCAAGTAGACAACTCGCTTTCTAACGTTCAAGCGTTGACCGGGGCGACCTCATTGCATGAAAGTTTCACAATCCACACAAAAGATGGCACGCCACAAACCATCGACATGACGATTGGTGGTAACGATGACAATGCGGTTATCACCGGTGTGGATGCAGGCTCGGTTATAGAAGACCTAACAACTCAGGTACAGGGCCAGCTTTCGGTAACTGACCCAGACCTTGGAGAGGATCATTTTCAAGCCTCTCAAGTTAATGGCCATCTAGGTACATTAACCATCGACAAAGATGGTGCGTGGACTTACGACCTCGATAATACCAATCCAACCGTGCAAGCCTTGGGTAAAGGCGCGACTGCCACCGATACGGTTACCGTGCATTCGGCAGACGGCACGCCACATCAAATCACAGTTACTGTTAACGGAACTAACGATAAAGCTGTAATTGGTGGTACTAGCTCCGGTGCTGTAACGGAAGAATCTCAACTTCAAACATCCGGAACGTTAACGATTACTGACGTTGATACTGGTGAAGCGCACTTCTCCAATACTGATGTTGCTGGTGCTTTAGGTACGCTCCACCTCAAAGATAATGGGGCTTGGACTTACGATCTCGATAACACCAATCCACAAGTGCAAGCCTTGGGCAAAGGCGCGACGGCCACTGATACGATTACCGTGCATTCGGCAGACGGCACGCCACATCAAATCACGGTCACAATTAACGGAACCAATGACAAAGCCGTAATTAGTGGTACTAGCTCCGGCTCAGTAAAGGAAGAAACTCAGCTACAAACATCCGGTACATTGATGATTACTGACGTCGATACGGGGGAAGCACATTTCTCCAATATTGATATTATCGGTACGTTCGGCACTCTCCACCTAACCGATTCCGGCGCTTGGAGTTACGACCTAGATAACACCAACCCAGCAGTGCAAGCCTTGGGCAAAGGCGCGACTGCCACCGATACGATTACCGTTCATTCGGCTGATGGTACATCTCACCACGTGACGATCATAGTAAACGGCACCAACGATAAAGCCGTAATTGGTGGTACTAGCTTAGGTGTAGTAACGGAAGAATCTCAACTGAAAACATTCGGCACATTGACGATTGCTGACGTCGATAGCGGTGAAGCGCACTTCTCCAATACTGATGTTGCTGGTGCTTTAGGCACGCTCCACCTCAAAGATAATGGCACTTGGACTTACGACCTCGATAACACCAATCCACAAGTGCAAGCCTTGGGCAAAGGCGCTACTGCCACCGATACGATTACCGTGCATTCGGCAGATGGAACACCACATCAAATCACCGTTACTGTTAACGGAACTAACGATAAAGCTGTGATTGGTGGTACAAACTCCGGCGCTGTAACGGAAGAATCTCAACTTCAAATATCCGGCACATTGACAATTACTGACGTCGATACCGGTGAAGCGCACTTCTCCAATACTGATGTTGCTGGTGCTTTAGGCACGCTCCACCTCAAAGATAATGGCACTTGGACTTACGACCTCGATAACACCAATCCACAAGTGCAAGCCTTGGGCAAAGGCGCTACTGCCACCGATACGATTACCGTGCATTCGGCAGATGGAACACCACATCAAATCACCGTTACTGTTAACGGAACTAACGATAAAGCTGTGATTGGTGGTACAAACTCCGGCGCTGTAACGGAAGAATCTCAACTTCAAATATCCGGCACATTGACAATTACTGACGTCGATACCGGTGAAGCGCACTTCTCCAATACTGATGTTGCTGGTGCTTTAGGCACGCTCCACCTCAAAGATAATGGCACTTGGACTTACGACCTCGATAACACCAATCCAAAAGTGCAAGCCTTAGGACAAGGCTCTACTGCCACCGATACGATTACCGTGCATTCGGCAGATGGAACACCACATCAAATCACCGTTACTGTTAACGGAACTAACGATAAAGCTGTGATTGGTGGTACAAACTCCGGCGCTGTAACGGAAGAATCTCAACTTCAGACCTCAGGTACACTCACTGTGACTGATGTCGACAATGGTGAAGCCCATTTCTCCAACACCGATGTTGCTGGTGCTCTTGGTACGCTGCATCTGACAGATACTGGTGGCTGGACTTACGACCTCGATAACACCAATCCAAAAGTGCAAGCCTTGGGCAAAGGCGCCACTGCCACCGATACAATTATCGTTCATTCGGCTGATGGTACACCTCATCAAGTGGCTATCACGATTAATGGTACTAATGATAAAGCGGTGATTGGTGGAACCAATACAGGCGCGGTCACGGAAGAAGCTCAACTGCAAACATCCGGCACATTGACGATTGCTGACGTCGATACGGGTGAAGCGCACTTCTCCAATACCGATGTTGCAGGTGCTTTAGGCACACTCCACCTCAAAGATAATGGGGCTTGGACTTACGACCTCGATAACACTAACCCAAAAGTGCAAGCCTTGGGCAAAGGCGCTACTGCCACCGATACGATTACCGTTCATTCGGCTGATGGCACTGCTCATAAAGTCACCATCACGGTAAACGGCACCAACGACAAAGCCGTGATTGGCGGAACTAGCGCCGGTGCAGTCACTGAAGAGTCGCAACTACACACCTCAGGAACACTCACCGTAACCGATGTTGATACAGGCGAAGCGCACTTCTCAAACACCGATATTGCTGGTGCTCTTGGTACCCTTCACCTGACTGACTCAGGTAAGTGGACTTACGACCTAGATAATACCAATCCAACCGTTCAAGCGTTAAGTAAAGGAGCGGCAGC
It encodes:
- a CDS encoding efflux RND transporter periplasmic adaptor subunit, whose amino-acid sequence is MSSVKVATIALLVGGALGFGANHFLANQAHDISAMAGAIEGNASAPANDEPLYWVAPMDPNYQRDEPGKSPMGMDLIPVYTDDLSGGSDKAGTVFIDPSVENNLGVKTAKVELESLSPRIETVGYVAFDESSLWQTNVRAAGWVEKLYINAVGEKVNKGDVLFTLYSPELVKAQEELLSAYKTGRKGLIKGSTERLVTLGVDKAQIRSITRQGKASQTIEIKAPADGVIASLNIREGGYLSPAQAVISAGPLDEVWVDAEVFERQAHWISSGSNAEMTLDAIPGKEWQGNVDYVYPILDPKTRTLRVRLKFSNPNGELKPNMFANIALKPISDDQVLTIPSSSVIHSGGMTRVVLSEGEGKYRSARIEVGREAGDKIEVLQGLTQGEHIVTSAHFMLDSESSQSADLSRISGVEEQADTAWAKGEIADVMQGSRMATINHQPVPEWDWPGMVMNFTFAEGLDISQLKRGKVVDFEMMKTESGQYEVVDYKVSEHQMAGEVWVKGNITMLMADFGMITVKHQPVPEWNWKAGEMNFQASDDLDLSEFAEGQTIRFLVAKQGSDYVLKSLEPTNSTGEGEL
- a CDS encoding TolC family protein is translated as MKPTNSVFEINASVVVAAAFISSTAFISGSVLAAAPVSTQVDKQSSSQQLNTLIEIALNQDSNRKQYFAQSQAMRETGIASATLMDPKLKVGFGGLPVDSFQFDEDPMTNISVGLMQQFERGNTLDLQQKKASQQADGLALQVKARELTVANSMTQLWLELGYQQVAEGVMRENRRLLVELENYVQTNYSIGKSEAQDLLNAQLQVSKLDEKLLANQQVQRRLISQLSEWLGSDWLGAQAISSLALGSQGTLKATNQIDWSVLENKLATNIDSTKHYQLLMEHPLVKITDATISSNQTQVELAEQAYTPQFGVEVMYAHRQANNMAGEPASDLVSAYLTVDIPLFTGNRQDKTLSAAQHQVGAAKSQKDTLLSQMNAQVNALLVDRSNLIQRLDRYQTSLLPQIAARISAVERGYQNNTAQFNDVILATTDELALKLDQQRLITDFNIVNSKLAALVSGFEYQVNQPQLVTTENQ